From the Planctomycetota bacterium genome, one window contains:
- a CDS encoding 7-cyano-7-deazaguanine synthase: MTPGSTALEPVGVLVSGGLDSAILLAWLREQGRQVQPFYIQSQLHWQMAERAALTQFLAALPNERVLPIVELEQPLADLYNGHWSLTGRDIPGVTSPDEAVFLPGRNALLMLKAALWCQLHGVDQLALATLATNPFADARDEFFASLQACLNWSHSRPVELVRPFARFDKRRVMELGEGFPLELTFSCIAPVGQLHCGACNKCAERQAAFRLVARPDRTRYASQPS; encoded by the coding sequence ATGACACCCGGTTCGACTGCCCTGGAGCCCGTTGGCGTGCTGGTGAGCGGCGGCCTCGACAGCGCGATCTTGCTGGCTTGGCTGCGCGAGCAGGGGCGTCAGGTGCAGCCGTTTTACATCCAGTCGCAACTCCACTGGCAAATGGCCGAGCGCGCGGCGCTGACCCAGTTTCTGGCCGCGCTACCCAACGAGCGCGTGTTGCCGATCGTCGAACTCGAGCAGCCGCTGGCCGATCTTTACAACGGTCACTGGAGCCTGACCGGTCGAGACATTCCCGGCGTCACTTCGCCGGACGAGGCGGTGTTTCTGCCGGGGCGCAATGCATTGTTGATGTTGAAAGCCGCCCTCTGGTGCCAACTGCACGGGGTCGATCAACTGGCGCTGGCCACGTTGGCCACCAATCCGTTCGCCGACGCGCGCGATGAATTCTTCGCCAGCTTGCAAGCCTGTTTGAATTGGTCTCACTCGCGGCCGGTGGAATTGGTGCGCCCGTTCGCGCGGTTCGACAAGCGGCGCGTGATGGAACTGGGCGAGGGCTTTCCGCTGGAGCTGACATTTTCGTGCATCGCGCCGGTCGGGCAGTTGCACTGCGGCGCGTGTAACAAGTGTGCCGAGCGCCAGGCCGCCTTCCGACTGGTGGCCCGCCCGGATCGCACGCGGTATGCTAGCCAACCGAGTTAG
- a CDS encoding class I SAM-dependent methyltransferase gives MTTNYDPIAEQYKRSKQQPWRTLIECFTLMELVGDLNGVAALDVACGEGFYTRLVRQRGAARVVGVDLSAGMIDLARSQEAQQQLGIQYVVGDARELAFTQEFDLVIAAYLLNYASNRDELGAMCRGIAKSLKPGGRFVTVNSNPAARFPDAPSYRKYGFETRVPGPWQEGAPITWKFYIGAETFEIENYHLNVAVHEAAFAEAGFREVRWHAPRLADTAKAEQPAEFWSEFFDVPPVAFIECVK, from the coding sequence ATGACCACGAATTACGATCCGATTGCGGAACAGTACAAGCGGTCCAAGCAGCAGCCGTGGCGGACCTTGATCGAATGCTTCACGCTGATGGAACTGGTCGGCGACTTGAACGGCGTCGCGGCGCTGGACGTGGCCTGTGGCGAGGGATTCTACACTCGGCTGGTGCGGCAGCGTGGCGCCGCGCGCGTGGTCGGGGTGGACCTTTCGGCCGGGATGATCGACCTGGCCCGCTCGCAAGAAGCCCAGCAGCAGTTGGGGATTCAGTACGTCGTGGGGGACGCCCGGGAGTTGGCGTTCACGCAGGAGTTCGATCTGGTGATTGCGGCCTACTTGCTGAACTACGCCAGCAATCGGGATGAGCTGGGGGCCATGTGCCGGGGGATTGCCAAGTCATTGAAGCCGGGCGGCCGCTTCGTGACGGTGAACAGCAACCCGGCGGCGCGATTTCCCGACGCGCCCTCGTATCGGAAATATGGCTTCGAGACCCGCGTACCGGGCCCGTGGCAAGAAGGAGCGCCGATCACGTGGAAGTTCTACATCGGCGCGGAAACCTTCGAGATCGAGAACTATCATTTGAACGTCGCCGTCCACGAAGCGGCCTTCGCCGAGGCGGGCTTTCGCGAAGTGCGCTGGCACGCGCCGCGACTGGCCGACACGGCTAAGGCCGAACAGCCGGCCGAGTTTTGGTCCGAGTTTTTCGACGTGCCGCCGGTGGCGTTCATCGAATGTGTGAAATGA
- a CDS encoding 6-carboxytetrahydropterin synthase: MFRVSREIDFCYGHRLMNYDGKCRYLHGHNGRAVIVIESDQLDERGMVMDFSDIKQVISTWVDDHLDHRMLLRKDDPMVPILEKAGEPLYLLDMNPTAENIARLIYEVAAEHQFPVVETRLWETPRCYATYRPGRHNGKRKSI, from the coding sequence ATGTTCCGCGTCTCGCGCGAAATCGATTTCTGTTACGGCCATCGGCTGATGAACTACGACGGCAAGTGCCGCTATCTGCACGGGCATAACGGCCGGGCCGTGATTGTCATCGAGTCCGACCAGTTGGACGAGCGCGGCATGGTGATGGACTTCTCGGACATCAAGCAGGTGATCAGCACTTGGGTCGACGACCATCTGGACCATCGGATGCTGCTGCGCAAAGATGACCCGATGGTGCCAATCCTGGAAAAAGCCGGCGAGCCGCTGTACCTGCTCGACATGAACCCGACGGCCGAGAATATCGCCCGGCTGATCTATGAAGTGGCCGCCGAGCACCAGTTTCCCGTGGTCGAAACCCGACTGTGGGAGACGCCCCGTTGCTACGCCACCTATCGCCCCGGCCGCCACAACGGCAAGCGCAAATCGATTTGA
- the ccsA gene encoding cytochrome c biogenesis protein CcsA, whose amino-acid sequence MAIADMPQSSPRPSRGVPYEKSDSAFDRVLLGCLDALSSLKLTVVLMALGVFLVFAGTLAQAEQGIWDVVHTYFRSWGVAIKLQVFFPHAFFPSHPVVSGWFPFPGGLTIGTLMCVNLLAAHLRRFQVQVKGQRLLAGLGAIAVGVAVTVFVILSGSNKNGMLELPWISWPVLWYTLETLTLIGSIVGVVAAFRAAGQSRAEQWARRVVLYGSAILAGLLMLGILGLFKVEFYPGDAAMRIVWQLTKGAIAGFILLAGCAVLFRKRAGVVLLHAGVGLIMLNEVVVGLFHVETQMTVAQGQTVNWAQDIRTTELAIIDTSDPKLDDVTVIPSKLLERRGGQVISDDHLPFDVKLVEFLPNSDLRARAKGEKTPATAGLGLDIAAEPRRIGAGADTDTGVDMPSAYVELFKRGTKESLGTYLVGVPLTLRDIPESVDVGGKSYDLYLRFARYYKPYSVHVNRVVQENYPGTSRPKSYESYVHVVDPARNFDRDNIKIWMNNPLRFGDETFYQSGMQADPRSPVKTTTFQVVSNTGWMIPYVACAIVAIGMGAHFLITLARFLGRQLETDKSTSAGRWGVVVPLAAAVLLAGYYGSRTRTPTAAPDTPDIAAFGRLPVFYDGRLVPMDALARNILHQLSDYESYVPYSPQLDEPKTLWKKWFGPRVKRQPGVQWLLELASRTEVVRDHRVFRIQNLEVLDALGLKPREGYHYSPAEVVSRLEAFRDQAKLVSKVPSKERDIYQAKLMAAWHKFMLYSVVHDSFTPLVVPEFPTAEELQQNPEAAKQKLMDSMARTREAIEHLNASEPVMAVPVKDEAGKWNWIPYANAAIEAYVKRQIGQPVDKGVTMMSQMLFHYGEYCEGPAEDRAKNAAEFNKAVKEYDKYVHEALPASVGMKGVDVEAFYNVVQPLTCSKYGYLMSFAVLAIGWMGWTRVLNRTAFAMLAVTVALNVIAIVMRIYISGRPPVTNLYSSALFIGCGAAIFGLALEAIFRIGMGNLVAAFSGAVCLFVADALANGDTMGVPQAVLDTNFWLATHVVCIATGYFTTYIAWFLAVIMLIVGAIRALVERGNRSFKFFEIAIRALDRMVYGILCFAILFSFVGTVLGGLWADDSWGRFWGWDPKENGALIIVLWNALVLHARWDKQVGPRGTAILAVFGGCVTSWSWYGVNELGAGLHSYGFTEGVLLALIVFCASQWGIMALGWLLPKSLFRTTAPEKPIKAQLV is encoded by the coding sequence ATGGCCATCGCTGATATGCCTCAATCATCGCCGCGGCCTTCGCGGGGCGTCCCGTACGAAAAGAGCGACTCGGCGTTCGACCGCGTGTTGCTCGGCTGCCTCGACGCGCTGTCGTCGTTGAAGCTGACGGTCGTGTTGATGGCGCTGGGAGTATTTCTGGTCTTTGCTGGCACCTTGGCCCAGGCCGAGCAGGGCATCTGGGACGTGGTTCACACGTACTTCCGCTCGTGGGGCGTCGCGATCAAGCTGCAGGTCTTTTTCCCCCACGCCTTCTTTCCCAGCCACCCGGTCGTGTCGGGCTGGTTCCCGTTCCCCGGTGGCCTGACCATTGGCACGCTGATGTGCGTGAACCTGCTGGCGGCGCACTTGCGGCGCTTTCAGGTGCAAGTCAAAGGCCAACGCCTGCTCGCCGGGCTGGGCGCGATCGCCGTCGGCGTGGCCGTCACGGTGTTCGTCATCCTCAGCGGCTCCAACAAGAACGGCATGCTCGAATTGCCGTGGATCAGTTGGCCGGTCCTCTGGTACACGCTCGAGACGTTGACCCTCATCGGCAGCATCGTCGGCGTGGTCGCTGCGTTCCGCGCGGCCGGGCAAAGCCGCGCCGAACAGTGGGCTCGCCGAGTGGTGCTGTATGGCTCGGCGATTCTCGCCGGGTTGCTTATGCTGGGGATTCTGGGGCTGTTCAAGGTCGAGTTCTACCCCGGCGACGCCGCCATGCGGATCGTCTGGCAATTGACCAAGGGGGCGATTGCCGGGTTCATCCTGCTGGCTGGCTGTGCCGTGTTGTTCCGCAAGCGCGCCGGCGTGGTGCTGCTGCACGCGGGCGTGGGCCTGATCATGCTCAACGAAGTGGTCGTCGGCCTGTTCCACGTCGAAACACAGATGACCGTTGCCCAGGGTCAGACGGTCAACTGGGCCCAGGACATCCGCACCACCGAGCTGGCGATCATCGACACCAGCGATCCGAAGCTCGACGACGTCACCGTCATTCCCAGCAAGCTACTCGAACGGCGCGGCGGGCAGGTGATCAGCGACGATCATTTGCCGTTCGACGTCAAGTTGGTCGAGTTCCTGCCCAACTCGGACCTGCGTGCGCGCGCCAAGGGGGAAAAGACTCCCGCCACCGCCGGGCTGGGCCTGGACATCGCGGCCGAGCCGCGGCGCATTGGCGCCGGAGCCGACACCGACACCGGCGTCGATATGCCGTCGGCATACGTCGAGTTGTTCAAGCGGGGTACCAAGGAATCGCTGGGCACGTACCTGGTCGGCGTGCCGCTGACCTTGCGCGACATTCCCGAGTCGGTCGACGTCGGCGGCAAGTCGTACGACCTGTACTTGCGCTTCGCGCGCTATTACAAGCCCTACTCGGTCCACGTCAATCGCGTGGTGCAAGAGAACTATCCCGGCACAAGTCGTCCGAAGTCGTACGAGTCGTACGTCCATGTTGTTGACCCGGCGCGCAACTTCGACCGAGACAATATCAAGATTTGGATGAACAACCCGCTCCGCTTTGGGGACGAGACGTTCTATCAGTCGGGCATGCAAGCCGACCCGCGCTCGCCGGTGAAGACCACCACGTTTCAAGTCGTGAGTAACACGGGCTGGATGATCCCCTACGTGGCTTGCGCCATTGTGGCCATCGGCATGGGGGCGCACTTCCTGATCACGCTTGCGCGATTCTTGGGGCGACAGCTCGAGACCGACAAGTCGACGTCGGCTGGTCGCTGGGGCGTTGTCGTGCCGCTGGCGGCGGCGGTCCTGCTGGCGGGTTATTACGGCAGCCGGACGCGCACCCCCACCGCGGCCCCCGATACGCCCGACATCGCCGCCTTTGGCCGCCTGCCCGTCTTTTACGACGGTCGCCTGGTGCCGATGGACGCGCTGGCCCGGAACATTTTGCACCAGTTGTCCGATTACGAATCGTACGTCCCTTACAGCCCTCAGCTCGACGAGCCGAAGACCCTGTGGAAAAAATGGTTCGGGCCGCGGGTCAAGCGGCAACCGGGCGTGCAGTGGCTGCTCGAGCTGGCTTCGCGCACCGAGGTGGTTCGCGACCATCGGGTGTTCCGCATTCAGAACCTGGAAGTGCTCGACGCGCTGGGGCTGAAGCCGCGCGAGGGGTATCACTACTCGCCGGCCGAAGTCGTGTCGCGCCTGGAAGCGTTCCGCGACCAGGCCAAGCTGGTCAGCAAGGTGCCTTCCAAGGAACGCGACATTTACCAGGCGAAGCTGATGGCCGCCTGGCACAAGTTCATGCTCTATAGCGTGGTCCACGATTCGTTCACGCCGCTGGTCGTGCCCGAGTTTCCGACCGCCGAGGAATTGCAGCAGAACCCCGAAGCGGCCAAGCAGAAGCTGATGGATTCGATGGCTCGCACGCGCGAAGCGATCGAGCACCTGAATGCGTCCGAGCCGGTGATGGCCGTGCCGGTCAAGGACGAAGCCGGCAAGTGGAATTGGATTCCCTACGCCAACGCCGCCATCGAAGCCTATGTCAAGCGCCAGATCGGCCAGCCGGTCGACAAGGGCGTGACGATGATGTCGCAGATGCTGTTCCACTACGGCGAGTATTGCGAAGGTCCGGCCGAGGATCGCGCCAAGAACGCCGCCGAGTTCAACAAGGCGGTCAAAGAATACGACAAGTACGTTCACGAGGCGTTGCCGGCCAGCGTCGGTATGAAAGGCGTGGACGTCGAAGCGTTCTACAACGTGGTGCAGCCGCTCACGTGCAGCAAGTATGGTTACCTGATGTCGTTCGCCGTGCTGGCCATCGGCTGGATGGGCTGGACCCGCGTGTTGAACCGGACGGCGTTCGCCATGCTCGCCGTGACCGTCGCTTTGAATGTCATTGCGATCGTGATGCGGATTTACATCTCGGGTCGCCCGCCGGTGACGAACCTGTATTCGTCGGCGCTGTTCATCGGTTGTGGCGCGGCGATTTTTGGTCTGGCTCTGGAAGCAATCTTCCGCATTGGCATGGGTAATCTCGTGGCAGCCTTTTCCGGCGCGGTCTGCTTGTTCGTTGCCGACGCCTTGGCCAACGGCGACACGATGGGCGTGCCGCAGGCCGTGCTCGACACCAACTTCTGGCTGGCCACGCACGTGGTCTGCATTGCCACCGGATACTTTACAACCTACATCGCGTGGTTTCTTGCCGTGATAATGCTGATCGTCGGCGCCATTCGTGCTTTGGTCGAAAGAGGAAATCGTAGTTTCAAGTTTTTCGAGATTGCCATTCGTGCTCTAGACCGCATGGTTTATGGCATCCTTTGCTTCGCCATTCTGTTCAGCTTTGTCGGCACGGTGCTGGGCGGCTTGTGGGCCGACGATTCTTGGGGCCGCTTCTGGGGCTGGGATCCCAAGGAGAACGGCGCGCTGATCATCGTCCTGTGGAACGCCCTGGTGCTGCACGCCCGCTGGGACAAGCAGGTCGGCCCGCGCGGCACGGCCATTCTGGCGGTGTTCGGCGGCTGTGTGACCAGTTGGTCCTGGTACGGGGTCAACGAATTGGGCGCAGGGTTGCACTCGTACGGCTTCACCGAAGGAGTGCTGCTGGCGCTGATTGTGTTCTGCGCCAGCCAGTGGGGCATCATGGCCCTCGGCTGGCTGTTGCCCAAGTCGCTTTTCCGCACCACCGCGCCCGAGAAGCCAATCAAAGCGCAACTGGTGTAA
- a CDS encoding OmpA family protein produces the protein MSRNDLQGRAVFKRHSARWLTLGLVASAFTISTGCFSFSRNQFNTCEVQNRALNEQAKAHLAEIANLKAHSRKLEDQLIAAEEDLSALEHRTGTPRTAVGHNSRDGLGRGPVDLASGVAPSAADQRRLSDLAQRYPELRYDPQTCLCKLDVDVLFSSGEATLDADSRRQLAHLAKLVAAEGDGLHVMVVGHTDDLPIAGRDARGRYADNWQLSTARALSVADYLQRCGLRESQLGVAGFGRHEPVADNVSDDERQRNRRVEVFLSGPDTPVVGWTKTLPNLYR, from the coding sequence ATGTCGCGCAATGATCTTCAGGGGCGCGCGGTATTTAAGAGGCACTCAGCCCGCTGGTTAACGCTCGGCCTGGTCGCCAGCGCGTTCACCATTTCGACGGGCTGCTTCTCGTTCTCGCGCAACCAATTCAACACCTGCGAAGTCCAGAACCGCGCGCTCAACGAGCAGGCCAAGGCCCATCTGGCCGAGATCGCCAATCTAAAGGCCCACTCGCGCAAGCTCGAAGATCAATTGATCGCCGCCGAGGAAGACCTGTCGGCGCTCGAACATCGAACCGGCACCCCGCGCACGGCCGTCGGTCACAACTCGCGTGATGGTTTGGGACGCGGCCCGGTCGACCTGGCCTCGGGTGTCGCGCCCAGCGCCGCCGATCAGCGCCGGTTATCCGATCTGGCCCAGCGCTATCCCGAGCTGCGCTACGATCCACAGACCTGCTTGTGCAAGCTCGATGTCGATGTGTTGTTCTCCAGTGGTGAAGCCACGCTCGACGCCGACTCGCGCCGGCAACTGGCCCACCTGGCCAAGCTGGTCGCGGCCGAAGGGGACGGCCTGCACGTGATGGTCGTGGGCCACACCGACGATTTGCCCATCGCCGGCCGCGACGCCCGCGGCCGATATGCCGACAACTGGCAATTGAGCACGGCCCGGGCCTTGTCGGTGGCCGACTATTTGCAGCGCTGCGGGCTGCGCGAAAGCCAGCTTGGTGTGGCCGGCTTTGGTCGCCACGAGCCGGTGGCCGACAATGTTTCCGACGACGAGCGGCAGCGCAACCGCCGCGTCGAAGTCTTTCTCTCGGGGCCCGACACGCCGGTGGTCGGCTGGACCAAGACGCTGCCGAACTTGTATCGGTAG
- a CDS encoding helix-turn-helix domain-containing protein, translated as MASKFLTLDEAARHLGLAPEKLSELRTQGRLYGYRDGANWKFKADDLDRYQAELAEEQSQAAGASDLGMNLQAGSSIGSDNFDLKFDDEPAAEPTKKSAPAAANIGGEDEFELQLDDESAPAAAAPKAAPQADVHIETPEPSTESSDILAGAFGGGGGSGSIAGLSGIIAQDLLALDSGKDVHKEAAPPEPSASGSLTFGVAPDDAAKKAGDSDKGSDVLGSDSAPALINPTDSQLAGAAGGDTVIKRGSDLGEAAMSGLSLEKKDGGSSLKLGGDDEDDIFAATPGSDVTMRPSDSGILLVDPGDSGLSLEGPLDLGGSSGLDQTSAFAMGADTGELKADDDFLLTPLEEPGDESSDSGSQVIVLDETEPGAEPTATIMGLDAAALQGAFGEAAAMGGMGMPAFAPAGATQSSMAMVPMVRETPFSGVVVLMLTMCVVALGVCGVMIHDVMMNIWSWQGTTPFTSPLLEMLKK; from the coding sequence ATGGCCAGCAAGTTTCTTACGTTGGACGAAGCCGCTCGGCACTTGGGCCTTGCGCCCGAAAAGCTCAGCGAGCTGCGCACCCAGGGCCGGCTGTACGGCTATCGCGACGGCGCCAACTGGAAATTCAAGGCCGACGATCTCGACCGCTACCAGGCCGAACTGGCCGAAGAGCAATCGCAAGCCGCTGGCGCCAGCGACCTGGGCATGAACCTGCAGGCCGGCTCGTCGATTGGCTCGGATAACTTTGACCTGAAGTTTGACGACGAACCCGCCGCTGAACCGACCAAGAAGTCAGCCCCCGCCGCCGCGAACATCGGTGGCGAAGATGAATTTGAATTGCAGCTCGACGACGAGTCAGCGCCGGCGGCCGCGGCCCCCAAAGCAGCGCCCCAGGCCGACGTTCATATCGAAACGCCCGAACCAAGCACCGAATCATCCGACATCCTGGCTGGCGCGTTTGGCGGCGGTGGCGGCTCGGGCAGCATTGCCGGTCTGAGCGGCATCATCGCCCAGGACTTGCTGGCGCTCGACAGCGGCAAAGATGTTCACAAAGAAGCGGCCCCGCCCGAGCCCTCGGCCAGCGGCTCGTTGACGTTCGGCGTGGCCCCCGACGACGCCGCGAAGAAAGCCGGCGACTCGGACAAGGGGAGCGACGTGCTGGGGAGCGATTCGGCTCCGGCTTTGATCAATCCGACCGACAGCCAACTTGCCGGCGCCGCCGGTGGCGACACGGTGATCAAGCGCGGTAGCGACCTGGGCGAAGCGGCCATGAGCGGCCTCTCGCTCGAAAAGAAAGACGGCGGCTCGTCGTTGAAGCTAGGTGGCGATGATGAAGATGATATTTTCGCCGCCACCCCCGGCAGCGATGTTACCATGCGCCCCAGCGACAGCGGCATTCTGCTGGTCGATCCGGGGGACAGCGGCTTGTCGCTCGAAGGGCCGCTCGATTTGGGCGGCAGTTCAGGACTGGACCAGACCTCGGCCTTTGCCATGGGGGCCGACACCGGCGAACTCAAGGCCGATGACGACTTCCTGCTCACGCCGCTGGAAGAGCCAGGGGACGAATCGTCCGACAGCGGCTCGCAGGTGATCGTGCTCGACGAGACCGAGCCGGGCGCCGAGCCGACGGCCACGATCATGGGGCTCGACGCCGCCGCGCTGCAAGGGGCGTTCGGCGAAGCGGCCGCCATGGGAGGGATGGGCATGCCGGCCTTTGCCCCCGCCGGGGCCACGCAAAGCTCAATGGCCATGGTCCCCATGGTCCGCGAGACGCCGTTTTCGGGCGTGGTCGTGCTGATGCTGACGATGTGCGTCGTGGCGCTGGGCGTTTGTGGCGTAATGATTCACGACGTAATGATGAATATCTGGAGCTGGCAAGGCACCACGCCGTTCACCAGCCCGCTGTTGGAAATGCTGAAGAAGTAA